One genomic region from Carettochelys insculpta isolate YL-2023 chromosome 4, ASM3395843v1, whole genome shotgun sequence encodes:
- the REST gene encoding RE1-silencing transcription factor, whose protein sequence is MATQVLGQSGGNSLFASNANISMALSSDMYDLHDLSKAELAAPQLIMLANVALTGELNGSCCDYLVGEERQMAELTTVGDNNFSDSDGEGMEDTQGVDSDPDGSENVELGALEIPSAESQGSAVSPTSGTCSLDKDLPLETADTSESGEDKCKSLKSKPFRCKPCHYEAECEEEFVHHIRVHSAKKFIVEENAEKPGQVKESDSCTTEEADFSKGPIRCDRCGYNTNRYDHYLAHLKHHNKAGENERVYKCTICTYTTVSEYHWKKHLRNHFPRKVYTCSQCSYFSDRKNNYIQHIRTHTGERPYQCAMCPYSSSQKTHLTRHMRTHSGEKPFKCDQCSYVASNQHEVTRHARQVHNGPKPLTCPHCDYKTADRSNFKKHVELHVNPRQFLCPVCDYAASKKCNLQYHIKSRHPDCSDITMDVSKVKLRTKKSEADFSDSMNEKMEKEQMKGDSPEKKNEGAVKVEKKESSSKDKKPASSICVGQVTTRSRKSASENKEVEVKSEESTEKSSKTKKTKRKAEAALVSSKQDPTSDTQTIAKKKKKVENKSRKCQEVQKSEVTLEMPKKLSSCLKKSKKKKALKNKHSKKCNKPHLEKNQDEVIPEKPPLLEQAKKGKSDSDGKDQQKEPDPVVRALSANSDSQIPDGERRAADGESMQDQEQLPPQLVDENTESEVKDQEMPTGEEENKEIVQEKKVEEQPVKEQATRSEQSPSTSPIQQNPDVPKDVLPDLVPQLELVQTCETETVTNPYPEDLSKMDLPPEEPAPLSPPQSLEECEPGPKEALALSSAGNVAANDSQEVDEDEGIHSHDGSDISDNMSEGSDDSGLNGARPVPEETSSKASQEAAETKIAKENYVCIFCDRTFKKEGEYSKHLNRHLVNVYYLEKATKGQE, encoded by the exons ATGGCAACTCAGGTGCTGGGGCAGTCTGGTGGGAATAGCCTGTTTGCTAGCAATGCTAACATCAGTATGGCATTGTCCAGCGACATGTATGACTTGCATGACCTTTCTAAAGCTGAGCTGGCAGCGCCTCAGCTTATTATGTTGGCAAATGTGGCCTTGACAGGAGAACTTAATGGCAGCTGCTGTGATTACCTAGTTGGAGAAGAGAGACAAATGGCTGAATTAACAACTGTAGGTGACAACAACTTTTCAGACAGTGATGGAGAAGGTATGGAAGATACACAGGGAGTGGACAGTGACCCTGATGGATCTGAAAACGTGGAATTAGGGGCTCTTGAAATTCCTAGTGCAGAAAGCCAGGGCTCAGCAGTTAGCCCTACTTCTGGGACTTGCAGTCTGGACAAAGACCTCCCATTGGAAACAGCAGATACTTCAGAGAGCGGAGAGGATAAATGTAAAAGCTTGAAGAGTAAGCCATTTCGTTGCAAACCTTGCCATTATGAGGCAGAGTGTGAGGAGGAGTTTGTGCATCACATTAGAGTTCACAGTGCTAAGAAATTCATTGTagaagaaaatgcagagaagcCTGGCCAGGTCAAGGAATCTGATTCTTGCACCACAGAAGAGGCAGATTTCTCTAAGGGGCCTATTCGCTGTGATCGTTGTGGCTATAACACTAACAGATATGATCACTACTTGGCTCACTTGAAACACCACAACAAAGCAGGAGAAAATGAGAGAGTCTACAAGTGCACCATATGCACTTATACTACTGTCAGTGAGTATCATTGGAAGAAACATCTAAGGAATCATTTTCCCAGGAAGGTGTACACATGCTCCCAGTGCTCCTATTTTTCAGACAGGAAGAACAATTATATTCAACATATTCGAACTCATACAG GAGAGCGTCCCTATCAATGTGCTATGTGCCCCTATTCAAGTTCTCAGAAGACTCATTTAACCAGGCACATGCGAACTCATTCAG GTGAGAAGCCGTTTAAGTGTGACCAGTGCAGTTATGTGGCCTCAAACCAGCATGAAGTAACTCGTCATGCAAGGCAGGTTCACAATGGGCCCAAACCTCTGACTTGCCCACACTGTGACTATAAAACGGCTGACCGAAGTAATTTCAAAAAGCACGTAGAGCTCCATGTCAACCCACGCCAGTTCCTTTGTCCTGTCTGTGATTATGCTGCATCCAAGAAATGTAACTTGCAGTATCACATCAAATCCAGACATCCTGATTGTTCAGACATTACAATGGATGTTTCCAAAGTAAAATTACGGACTAAAAAGAGTGAAGCTGATTTTTCTGACAGCATGAATGAGAAGATGGAGAAAGAGCAAATGAAAGGAGATTCACCTGAAAAGAAAAATGAGGGAGCTGTAAAGGTGGAGAAAAAAGAGAGCTCATCAAAAGACAAGAagccagccagcagcatttgTGTAGGCCAGGTGACAACCAGGAGTCGTAAATCAGCTTCTGAAAACAAGGAGGTAGAGGTTAAAAGTGAGGAAAGTACAGAGAAATCAAGTAAGACAAAGAAGACTAAAAGAAAAGCAGAGGCTGCATTAGTTTCCTCAAAGCAAGATCCTACAAGTGACACACAAACaatagcaaaaaagaaaaagaaagtggaGAATAAATCCAGAAAATGTCAGGAAGTCCAAAAAAGCGAAGTCACATTGGAGATGCCTAAAAAACTAAGCTCTTGCctgaagaaaagcaaaaaaaagaaaGCTTTGAAGAATaagcatagtaagaaatgcaataAACCTCATCTGGAAAAGAACCAAGATGAAGTAATCCCTGAAAAGCCACCTCTCCTAGAACAGGCCAAAAAGGGGAAATCTGACAGTGATGGGAAAGACCAGCAGAAGGAGCCAGATCCTGTTGTTAGGGCACTGTCAGCAAACAGTGACAGCCAGATCCCTGATGGGGAAAGACgggctgctgatggggagagtATGCAGGACCAGGAACAGCTTCCCCCACAGCTTGTGGATGAAAATACAGAGTCAGAGGTAAAAGACCAAGAGATGCCCACTGGAGAGGAGGAGAACAAAGAAATTGTTCAAGAGAAAAAAGTTGAAGAACAGCCAGTTAAAGAGCAAGCCACCCGCTCTGAGCAGTCTCCTAGTACCTCACCCATTCAGCAAAACCCAGATGTGCCAAAGGATGTGCTGCCAGATTTGGTGCCTCAGCTAGAGCTGGTGCAAACTTGTGAGACAGAAACTGTGACTAATCCATATCCAGAAGATCTGTCTAAAATGGACTTACCCCCTGAAGAGCCAGCACCACTGTCACCACCACAGTCACTAGAAGAATGCGAGCCAGGCCCTAAGGAAGCTCTGGCTTTGTCATCTGCAGGTAACGTGGCAGCGAATGACTCTCAGGAAGTGGATGAGGACGAAGGCATCCACAGTCACGATGGCAGTGATATAAGTGATAACATGTCAGAAGGAAGTGATGATTCTGGGTTAAATGGTGCTCGACCTGTGCCAGAAGAAACAAGTAGCAAAGCATCCCAGGAAGCTGCAGAGACCAAGATTGCCAAGGAGAACTATGTGTGTATTTTTTGTGACCGCACGTTTAAAAAAGAAGGCGAATACAGTAAGCACCTCAATCGCCATTTAGTGAACGTGTACTATCTTGAGAAGGCAACAAAGGGGCAGGAGTAA